From Dioscorea cayenensis subsp. rotundata cultivar TDr96_F1 chromosome 13, TDr96_F1_v2_PseudoChromosome.rev07_lg8_w22 25.fasta, whole genome shotgun sequence, the proteins below share one genomic window:
- the LOC120274850 gene encoding late embryogenesis abundant protein D-34-like → MSQGQPRRGEISIGGQEPIKYGDVFEVSGELAGEVVKPEDAAMMQAAETVGLGHTQPGGPAAVMQSAAKENELAGIVSHDEASDLTAQLGVSVTDSHLPGLHQVTESVAAQVVAQYPSPAPPSPPAGGAPRTNIRDVISIGEALEAVAFTAGDKPVSRSDAAAIQAAEARVTGGTVAASGGLAAEAQAAASANELTMSNENKITLSDVLSDASRKLVGGDKEATREDAERVVGAEMRNNPAMVTHPGGVVDVKPLM, encoded by the exons ATGAGCCAAGGCCAACCACGGCGAGGCGAGATCTCAATCGGAGGCCAGGAGCCGATCAAGTACGGCGATGTCTTCGAAGTGAGCGGGGAGCTGGCTGGAGAGGTCGTGAAGCCGGAGGATGCGGCGATGATGCAAGCCGCCGAGACGGTGGGCTTAGGGCACACTCAGCCTGGAGGACCAGCAGCAGTGATGCAATCGGCTGCTAAGGAGAACGAGCTCGCCGGGATCGTCTCTCACGATGAAGCCAGTGATCTCACTGCTCAGCTCGGCGTCTCCGTCACCGATTCTCACCTCCCTGGCCTTCACCAAGTCACCGAGTCCGTCGCCGCccag GTGGTGGCACAATATCCATCACCAGcgccaccatcaccaccagcaGGAGGAGCTCCAAGGACAAACATTAGAGATGTGATCTCAATTGGAGAGGCATTGGAGGCAGTTGCATTTACAGCCGGCGACAAGCCGGTGTCGAGGAGTGACGCAGCTGCCATTCAGGCCGCCGAGGCTAGAGTCACAGGCGGCACTGTTGCAGCTTCCGGTGGACTTGCCGCAGAAGCTCAGGCAGCTGCATCTGCTAATGAGTTGACCATGAGCAATGAAAACAAGATCACTCTCTCTGATGTTTTATCa GATGCTAGTAGGAAGCTGGTGGGGGGAGATAAGGAAGCAACAAGGGAGGATGCAGAGAGAGTGGTAGGAGCTGAGATGAGGAACAATCCGGCCATGGTCACCCACCCTGGTGGTGTTGTTGACGTTAAGCCGCTGATGTGA